A region of uncultured Carboxylicivirga sp. DNA encodes the following proteins:
- a CDS encoding SusC/RagA family TonB-linked outer membrane protein, whose protein sequence is MKLNYIITILLAFVLLPVNAIGQSGGEVVISGKVISATDGEGLVGATVVEMDAQQRIITATITDFNGQYVLKVKNTNHDLVFSFIGFKSLTRQIGDKTLINVTMEEDRQSIEEVAVIAQKRHSEGSFSIAQREVSGAVQTVNMEKLEGMPTTSIDDALQGRIAGLDIVANSGDPGSGTSMRIRGTTSINASSEPLIVVNDVPFEMDVDPNFDFANATEDEFATLLSINPDDIEEITVLKDAASTAVWGTKGANGVLVIKTKRGAKGPTHLQYSYRLTGVVQPRGLNMLNGDDYTMMMKQALFNPQQNESAADISELMYNPNFSEYQNFNNNTDWVKEVSQIGFKHDHYLSLSGGGDRAKYRISGGFLTQTGTVIGQQLDRLSSRAYFEYDVSKRIKFISDISFTYTDNDKSYTNLLDIAYRKMPNVSVYEQDADGVNTNNYYNISRSSSLHDDQKNLYNPVALANLATNNQANYRILPTFRLRYDILNPETQYLRYDVIVNFDISNTKNTQFLPAEASNAPWAEDGVNRSYNSDSESSSVYIENNITWQSRFANPNHSLMIQGKNRIRTGNGASQTIGKTNLPGEFIDASIPGYFVPDADFGSSRWAYRGVSFLARAHYVFKSRYVLSGTLTSDGSTQFGEDRKFGTFPAISAKWIISDEPFMQSTSRWLSFLAVRPSWGVGGNPPGKEYLHFSIYSDYGNYMGLPATRPVNMRLSDLKWETTTQWNMGMDLGLLNDNLVFDLNLYKRRTEDLLFNDTQVSSTSGYNTISTQNVGTMDNQGYEINLQTNNLIKTKDLRIDFNFNVANNRNVIIELRDDILNQYNTDYTYENGKYMTRLQEGHAFGSIYGFRYKGVYQYNDYIEGSQESAPVARDGSGNVITDSRGNALPMYFAYGLSNEYQFRGGDAIYEDINHDGNIDELDIVYLGNSNPKLNGGFGTQITFKQFGMSAFFNFRYGNKVVNANRMYAENMYSYNNQSTSVNWRWRKDGDVTEMPRALYQYGYNWLGSDRYVEDGSFLRFKYLSFNYSVKREKLNKYNIESLRFFLTLNNIYVWTNYSGVDPEIGYGGLGVTTDSGQTPRSKDCMIGLSVTF, encoded by the coding sequence ATGAAATTAAATTATATAATTACCATTTTGTTGGCTTTTGTTTTGTTACCAGTCAACGCTATTGGACAATCAGGTGGAGAGGTTGTAATTAGTGGGAAAGTAATTTCTGCTACTGATGGAGAAGGTCTGGTTGGCGCAACGGTTGTTGAAATGGATGCTCAACAAAGGATTATCACTGCTACCATTACAGATTTTAATGGGCAGTATGTGTTGAAAGTAAAGAATACCAACCATGATTTAGTGTTTTCATTTATTGGTTTTAAGAGCCTTACCAGACAAATAGGAGATAAAACACTGATAAATGTTACCATGGAGGAGGATCGTCAATCTATTGAAGAGGTTGCGGTAATCGCTCAGAAGAGGCATAGTGAAGGTTCTTTCTCAATTGCCCAAAGAGAAGTTTCAGGAGCCGTTCAGACCGTGAATATGGAAAAACTGGAAGGTATGCCAACTACTTCTATTGATGATGCACTGCAGGGACGTATTGCAGGTTTAGATATCGTTGCTAACTCAGGTGACCCTGGTTCTGGTACTTCTATGAGAATTAGGGGAACAACATCTATAAATGCAAGTAGTGAACCATTAATTGTGGTAAACGATGTGCCTTTTGAAATGGATGTTGATCCTAATTTTGATTTTGCCAATGCAACGGAAGATGAATTTGCTACTTTATTAAGTATTAACCCTGACGATATTGAGGAGATTACTGTACTTAAGGATGCTGCCTCTACTGCTGTTTGGGGAACAAAGGGTGCTAATGGAGTTCTTGTTATTAAAACCAAGAGAGGTGCAAAAGGACCTACTCATTTACAGTATTCATATCGTTTAACAGGGGTTGTACAGCCTAGAGGTTTAAATATGCTTAATGGTGATGATTATACCATGATGATGAAACAAGCTCTTTTTAACCCTCAACAAAATGAATCTGCTGCGGATATTTCGGAATTGATGTATAATCCAAACTTCTCTGAATATCAGAATTTCAATAATAATACTGATTGGGTGAAAGAAGTTTCTCAGATTGGATTTAAACACGATCATTATTTAAGTCTATCTGGTGGTGGAGATCGTGCAAAATATAGGATTTCTGGTGGTTTCTTAACGCAAACAGGTACTGTTATTGGTCAACAACTTGACAGATTATCATCAAGAGCTTACTTTGAATATGATGTATCTAAAAGAATTAAGTTTATCTCTGATATCTCATTTACTTATACGGATAATGATAAGAGTTATACTAATTTGCTGGATATTGCATATCGAAAGATGCCTAACGTAAGTGTTTATGAGCAGGATGCTGATGGCGTTAATACAAACAATTATTATAATATTTCCAGATCCTCATCATTACACGATGATCAGAAGAACTTATACAATCCTGTTGCTTTGGCTAACTTAGCTACCAATAATCAGGCTAACTATCGTATTCTTCCGACATTCAGACTTAGATATGATATCTTAAATCCAGAGACACAGTATTTAAGGTATGATGTAATTGTCAATTTTGATATTAGTAATACAAAGAATACACAATTCTTGCCTGCAGAAGCCAGTAATGCTCCATGGGCTGAAGATGGAGTTAATAGAAGTTATAACTCTGATAGCGAGTCATCAAGTGTTTATATCGAAAATAATATAACCTGGCAATCACGTTTTGCAAATCCTAATCACAGTTTAATGATTCAGGGCAAGAACAGAATTAGAACAGGTAATGGAGCCAGCCAAACCATTGGTAAAACAAATTTACCAGGCGAATTTATTGATGCTTCAATACCAGGTTATTTTGTGCCGGATGCTGATTTTGGTTCGAGCAGATGGGCCTATCGTGGCGTTTCGTTCTTAGCTCGAGCACATTATGTTTTTAAATCCAGATATGTTTTATCAGGTACTTTGACAAGTGATGGTAGTACTCAGTTTGGTGAAGACCGAAAGTTTGGTACATTCCCTGCCATCTCTGCAAAATGGATTATATCTGATGAACCTTTTATGCAGTCAACCAGCAGATGGCTTAGTTTCTTAGCTGTTCGCCCAAGCTGGGGTGTTGGTGGTAACCCTCCCGGAAAGGAATACTTGCATTTTAGTATTTATTCTGATTATGGTAATTATATGGGATTACCTGCTACCAGACCTGTTAACATGAGATTGTCTGATTTAAAATGGGAAACAACTACTCAATGGAATATGGGTATGGATCTTGGTTTATTAAATGATAATTTGGTTTTTGATTTGAACTTATACAAACGAAGAACAGAAGATTTATTGTTTAATGATACGCAAGTTTCATCAACATCGGGTTATAATACTATTTCAACTCAGAATGTTGGAACCATGGATAACCAGGGATATGAAATTAATCTGCAAACCAATAATCTAATAAAAACCAAGGATCTGAGAATTGATTTTAATTTTAACGTGGCAAATAACCGAAATGTAATTATCGAGCTTCGAGATGATATCTTGAATCAGTATAATACTGATTATACCTATGAAAATGGGAAGTACATGACTCGATTACAGGAAGGACATGCTTTTGGGTCCATTTATGGATTTAGATATAAAGGTGTATATCAGTACAACGATTATATTGAAGGAAGTCAGGAAAGTGCACCCGTGGCACGCGATGGCAGTGGTAATGTAATTACTGATTCAAGAGGTAATGCATTGCCAATGTATTTTGCTTATGGCCTAAGTAACGAATATCAGTTTAGAGGTGGTGATGCCATTTACGAAGATATTAACCATGATGGAAATATTGATGAGCTGGATATTGTGTATTTAGGTAACTCCAACCCAAAATTAAATGGTGGTTTTGGTACTCAGATTACATTCAAACAATTTGGTATGTCAGCCTTTTTTAACTTCCGTTATGGAAATAAGGTTGTGAATGCGAACCGTATGTATGCTGAAAATATGTACAGTTATAACAATCAGAGTACATCAGTTAACTGGCGCTGGCGCAAGGATGGAGATGTGACTGAAATGCCAAGAGCATTATATCAGTATGGATATAACTGGCTTGGTAGTGATCGTTATGTTGAAGATGGATCATTCTTACGTTTCAAATATTTGTCTTTTAATTATTCAGTAAAGAGAGAAAAACTGAATAAGTATAATATTGAAAGCTTAAGGTTCTTCCTTACTCTTAATAATATTTATGTATGGACAAATTATTCAGGAGTTGATCCTGAGATTGGATACGGTGGATTAGGTGTTACAACCGATTCAGGTCAAACTCCGAGATCAAAGGATTGTATGATAGGATTATCAGTAACCTTTTAA